The following nucleotide sequence is from Natronosalvus caseinilyticus.
CGACTCCGTGGGGGTGGGGGCGGATCTCCTCGGTCTCCTCGGGGAGCTGGTCGGTGGCGCGCTCGAACTTGAAGTGGGCCGTGGGCTCGCGCAACTCGAGGCGGGCGTGGGGATTGACGACCGCGGTGTGCTTGATGTAGTCGTGGAGCTGGGCGCGAGCGCGCATGTTGGCCTCCATCTCGAGTTCGATCCGGGTGCCGTGGGGGCGATCCCAGGTGGTCGTCTCCGCGACGCTGATCTCGGGTTCGTTCTCGTCGGTGTCGACGATCAACTCGAAGTACTCGGCCTCGCTCGAGCCCTGGGTTCGGCTGGTGATCTTCGCAGGTTTGCCGCTCGTCAGCTGGGAGTAGAGCACTGCCGCGGAGATACCGATCCCTTGCTGACCGCGCGACTGTTCGCGGGCGTGGAAACGAGAGCCGTAGAGGAGTTTCCCGAAGACCTTCGGGAGCGATTCTTTCGTGATTCCCGGTCCGTTGTCCTCGACGATCAGGCGATAGTAGTCGTCGGCTTCCTGGATCTCGACGTAGATATCGGGGAGAATGCTGGACTCTTCGGCGGCGTCGAGGGCGTTGTCGACGGCCTCTTTGACGGCCGTGACGAGCCCGCGAGCACCGCTGTCGAAGCCCAGCATGTGCTTGTTCTTCTCGAAGAACTCGGCGATGGAGATCGCTCGCTGGTTGTCAGCGAGTTCCTCGGCGATCCCCGGCTCGTCGCCGAGTGTCGACTGTAGCGACGTCATCGTCGTCCTGTTGTAGCGGCGGGGGTAAAAGGTGTGCGTTACCGTAGTGAAAGTGATCGACGTTCGAGATGGCCGGTGTCTGGTCTCTTCGTGCGTTCCGTTCGTGGTTGTTTCTGCGTACCCGAGGCGAGCGGCTCGACGAGTCGTACTCGACTCGAGGCGTCGGTGAGTACTCGTGTGTTGCATACGTGACACCCGGCCGAAATTCGCGCGCTCGCGCGCGTACGTGACTTTTATTACCCCCCGACCACTACCCGCAATCAGGTTTTGTATGTCTCAAGATAGCGAGTACGGCGCCGGACAAATCCAGGTCTTAGAGGGCCTGGAAGCGGTCCAAAAGCGACCGGCGATGTACATCGGTTCGACGGATACGCGGGGACTCCACCACCTCGTCTACGAGGTCGTGGACAACTCCATCGACGAGGCGCTGGCCGGCCACTGCGACGACATCACCGTGACCATCCACGAGGACGGCGCGGTGAGCGTCGCCGACGACGGCCGCGGCATCCCCGTCGACACCCACGAGGAGTACGACCGCCCGGCCCTCGAGGTCATTCTCACCGTCCTCCACGCCGGCGGGAAGTTCGACAACAAGTCTTACCAGGTCTCCGGTGGGCTCCACGGCGTCGGCGTCTCCGTCGTCAATGCCCTCTCCGAGCGTTTCGAGGTGACCGTCAAGCGCGACGGCGGCGTCTTCACCCACACGTTCGAGAACGGTGAGCCGCAGGGCGACATGGAACGGGTTCGAGATCTCGAGCCAGACGAAGAGACGGGTACCCAGATCACCTTCTGGCCCGACCGCGACATCTTCGAGACGACCGAGTTATCCTTCTCGACGCTCTCGAACCGGCTTCGCGAACTCGCGTTTCTGAACTCAGGCGTTCGGATCACGCTCCGGGACGAACGCGAGACGGACGACGAGGGCCAGCCAGTCGAGGATACGTACGTCTACGACGGTGGGATTCGCGAGTTCGTCGAGTACTTGAACGAGACGCGCTCTGCCCTCCACGACGACGTCATCTACTTCGAGGACGACGCCCAGAACATCCAGGTCGAGGTGGCGATGCAGGCCACCGAGGAACTCCAGGGCTCGATTCACGCCTTCGCCAACAACATCAACACGCGCGAGGGCGGGACCCACCTGACCGGGTTCAAGACCGCCCTCACCCGCGTGGTCAACGACTACGGGAGCGAGAACGGCCTGCTCTCGGACCTCGAGGAGAACCTCCGCGGCGACGACATCCGCGAGGGGCTCACCGCGGTCATCTCGATCAAACACCCCGACCCGCAGTTCGAGGGGCAGACGAAGACGAAACTCGGCAACTCGGAGGTACGGGGCATCGTCGAGAGTGCGATGCACGACGGTCTCTCTACTTACTTCGAGGAACACCCCGACTCGGCTCAGGCCATCGTGATGAAGGCCGTCGAGGCCGCGAAGGCCCGCAAGGCCGCGAAGAAGGCAGAAGAGCTCACGCGGCGAAAGTCCGCCCTCGAGTCCACTTCCCTCCCCGGCAAACTCGCGGACTGTCAGACCAAAGATCCCGACGAGGCCGAACTGTTCATCGCGGAGGGTGACTCCGCGGGCGGCAGCGCGAAACAGGCCCGCAACCCGGAGTTCCAGGCCGTCCTCCCCATCAAGGGGAAGATCCTCAACGTCGAGAAGCACCGACTGGATCGCATCCTCGAGAACGAGGAGATCCGGAACATGATCACCGCCATCGGCGCGGGGATCGGCGAGGAGTTCGACATCGACAACATCCGGTACAAGAAGATCATCATGGCGACCGACGCCGACGTCGACGGGGCCCACATCCGGACCCTGCTGTTGACGTTCTTCTACCGGCACATGCGCCCGCTGCTCGAGGGCGGCTACGTCTACGCGACCCAGCCGCCGCTGTATCGCATCCGGTACCGTGGGGAGACCTACGACGCGATGACCGACGCCGAGCGCGACGAGATCGTCGAGGAGCAGTGCAACGGCAACCCGACGCAGGTCCAGCGCTTCAAGGGGCTCGGCGAGATGAACCCCGAACAGCTCTGGAGTACGACGATGAATCCGGACAACCGCATCCTCAAGCAGATCGCGGTCGAGGACGCGGCAGCGGCCGACCGCATGTTCTCGGTGCTGATGGGCGACGCCGTCGAGCCGCGAAAGCAGTTCATCAAGGACCACGCCCCCGAGGCAGAGTGGATCGACATCTGATAGCGCCATGTACGCAGCCACACATCGACTGACGACGATGCAGTCACGACACGAATCGACACGGAAACGAGACCACCGACGAACAGAGGTGCCCCTCGAGCGATGAGTTCCGAAGTACCAGACCCGACGGACATCGATGCGGCCTCGGTCGAACCGGTCCGCATCGAAGACGAGATGGAGCAGAGTTACATCGACTATGCGATGAGCGTCATCGCCGGGCGCGCCCTCCCCCGGGTCGAAGACGGCCTCAAACCCGTCCACCGGCGCATCCTCTACGCGATGCACGAGATGGGCGTCACGAGTCGCTCGAGTCACCGCAAGTCCTCCTCGATCGTCGGGGAGACGATGGGTGACTTCCACCCCCACGGTGACCAGGCGATCTACGACACCCTGGTCCGGATGGCCCAGGACTTCTCGATGCGCTACCCGCTCGTGGACGGCCAGGGGAACTTCGGTTCGATGGACGGCGACCCGCCCGCGGCCCAGCGGTACACGGAGGCCCGCATGGCCGCCATCGCCGAGGAGTTGCTCGAGGACATCGACAAGGACACGGTCGACTTCTCCTCGAACTACGACGACCGCCTCCAGGAACCGGACGTGCTCCCGGCGGCGTTCCCGAACCTCCTCGTGAACGGCTCCTCGGGCATCGCCGTCGGCATGTCGACGAACATTCCGCCGCACAACCTCGGTGAGGTGATCGACGCGACCGTCGAACTCATCGACAACCCCGATGCGACCGTCGAGGACCTGATGGAACACGTCAAAGGACCCGACTTCCCGACGGGAGCCAACATCGTCGGCCGGGACGCCATCTACTCGGCGTACAAGACCGGTCGCGGGCGCATCCGCGTACGCGCCGAGTTCGAGGTCGAGGAGTGGAAGCGCGATCGCGAGCGCATCGTCGTCACCGAAGTGCCCTACCAGGCGAACAAGGCCCGCCTGGTCGAGCGCATCGCCGAGGACGTCACCGAGGGCACCCTCGAGGGCATCTCGGACCTGCGCGACGAGTCCGATCGCGACGGCGTCCGCATCGTGATCGAACTCAAACGCGGCGCGAACACGGACGTCGTCAAGAACCGACTGCTCGAGAATCACTTAGAGCGAACCTTCGGCGTCATCAACCTCGCGCTGGTCGACGGCCAGCCGAAGGTGCTCACGCTCAGGGAGACGCTCCAGGAGTACATCGCCCACCGCAAGGAGGTCGTCCGACGGCGCAGCGAGTACGACCTCGAGGAGGCGGAAGACCGCGCCCACATCCTCGAGGGCCGACTGAAAGCGCTCGAGAACATCGACGACGTGGTCGACCTCATCCAGGACTCCGAGGACCGCGACGAGGCGCGGGCGGGGCTCGAGGCGACGTTCGACTTCTCCGAATCGCAGGCCGAGCACATCGTCCGGATGCAACTCGGGAGCCTCACCTCGATGGAGTCGGCCGAAATCGAGGACGAGTACGAGGAGGTTACGGCGGAAATCGAGCGCCTCGAGGCGATCCTCGGGAGCGAGTCGGCGCTGTACGAGGTCATCAAGGAGGAGTTGCTCGAGATCAAAGACGAGTACGCCGACGACCGGCGGACCTCGATCATCGAGGACATGGGAACTGTCACCCACGAGGATCTGATCCCCCAGGAGGACGTCTTCGTCGTCATGACCGAGGACGACTACGTCAAGCGGATGCCGATCGAGAACTTCGACCCCCAGGGTCGGGGCGGCAAGGGGATCATCGGTGCGGACGTCAAGGACGAGGACCGCGTGACGACGGTCTTCCGGGCGAACACCCACGACTACCTGCTGTGCTTTACGAATCACGGCCAGGTTTACCGGCTCAAGACCTACGAGATCCCGGAGATGAGCCGGACGGCGCGGGGGAAATCCGCCGTCAACATCCTCGACCTCGATCCGGGCGAGGACATCACGGCCATCGTCGACACCGACGCCTTCGACGGGGAGGAGTACGTGACGATGGTGACCAAACACGGGTACGTCAAACGGACGGCGGGCGAGGAGTTCGACAACATCCTCTCGACGGGCATCATCGCCGCCAGCCTCGAGGAGGGCGACGAACTCGTCGACGTGGACGTCACCGACGGGTCGAAGGACCTCGTCATCGCGACCGAGCAGGGGATGACGATTCGCTTCGACGAGGACGAGGTCCGGGCCATGGGTCGGAACGCCCGCGGGGTCAACGGGATCAAACTCGAGGATGGCGACGCCGTCGCGGGACTCGTCTCGACCGACGAGGGCGACGAGCGAGCCCTTCTCACGGTGACCGAGAACGGCTACGGCAAGCGGACGCTGCTCTCGGCGTATCGGGCCCAGTCCCGGTATGGCAAGGGATTGATCGACATTAAGACGAACGAGCGGAACGGTCCGGTGAAGGCGGTCACGGAAGACGACGGACTCGTCCTGATGAGCGAGCGTGGCCAGATCATGCGCACGCGAGCAAGCGAGATTTCGACGGTCGGTCGGAACACGATGGGCGTGACGGTGATGGACGTCGAGGCGGGCGATGCGGTCGCCAGCGTGGACGTGATTCCGGCGGAACTCGGTGTGGACGCCGAGGAGATGGAGGCCGACGATGTAGACGTTGCTGACGAGACGGATATCGACGAGACGGCCGTCGACACAGATTCGACGACCGACGAATAACCGGCCTCTCGTTTTCCTTCGCCGGCCTCGAGAGCGTATCGCCGCTTTCGAGGAGAACCTGGCTCGGCCAGTCTCGAGAATCTGTCCTGTAACCCGCGGCCCAAACATCGAACGTACTTCCGAGAGCTCGAGCCGAGGAATTCAGGGCCCAAACGAGATTCAGCGGACGTATTCGTCACTCTGTCGGGGTAGTGTGGGCGCACACTATGATTTATGAGTGGTGGACTCGTCCTTTCGGACATGAGCAGTGAGCGTGTCGACTCCGAGAGCAAGGTGTCGGGGAATCAGGCGAACATTCCCGCTCGTATCCGCCGGGAACTCGACATCGACGACGGCGACAGACTCCGCTGGCACGTCGAGGACGACGGGACGCTCCGGGTTCAGGTCGTCCAGCAGCGCACCGGGACGTTCAGCGACTTCGACGGCTACGACGGCGATCAGGCGACGGAGGCCGAGAGCCAACACGACGCGTGGGGCGTCGACCTCGAGTAGCTGAGATAGATGCCGCGCGCACTCGTCGATACGACCGTACTCTTTGCGGCGGCGTACCGCCGTGACAGTGCACACGACGCCGCCCTCCCTATCCTCAGGCGAATCGACGCCGCTGCTCTCCCGGAGGCGGTGATTCTCGATTACGTCCTCGCGGAGACGCTAAACGGGTTGACGACGCACGCGGATCACGACGCCGCTGTCGATTTTTTGGATCGGGTGGAAGAGAATACGCAATTTCACATCGATTCCCTGACGGCGGACGAATTTGCCGCGGCAAAAGCCCTCTTCCGACAGCACGAGTGCTTCTCGTTCGTCGATGCCGCGATCGTCGCGTACATGCAAGCGGAGGGGCTCGGGTACCTCTACGCGTTCGACGACGATTTCGACGCTGCAGATGACGTCTACCGACTCGACGTCGCAACGAACCCGTATCACCCAGAGTGATCGAGACGCCCCCGAATTCAGCACAACTCGACAATCATCAGCTGAAGTTGATGTTCGATCGATGCTCACGTCGGCGCTCAATTCGCACACGTAGTGAGCCGCACACACAGTGACATGCACACACAGTAAGCGTCTGTTCCCCGCACACCGCTTCTAAAGCAGGGTTTCAATGACCGCCAGGGTGAATTCCTCGAGCAGCCTCGCCCTCCCCAGCCGATTGCGGTGCTCGCTTCGCTGCGCTCCTCACCCCTCGCGCGACGTGAACGACCGGCCCTCGCGGTGCTCGAGCCGCTCGACAGCGCGCGCCGCGGTGGTTCGTCGATTCCACCTGGTCGCTCGTTCGGCTACCCGGCCGCTCGCTCGGCTACCCGGCCGCTCGGTCCGCCGGCCTCGGTTCCTGGATCCGCTCACCGCCTCGTGAGCAAACGCTGGTAGCTCGCCTTCGCCGCGCTCCAGGCGGGGTACAGCGTCGTATACACCGGGTCGGGCGCGTTGCGGGCGCCCGCTCGGAGCACGCGGTGGCGCAGTGGCGACCCCGAGTTGTCGACGATTTCGTCGAGGTTGGCGGACTCGAGCCAGGCGAAGAACGCGCGTTCGGCCGACGTTCTCGGCTCAGTCTTGCGAACCCGGTTGCGGATGTCCTCCCACATGTAGCGTTCGTCCTGGCCCAGGATCCAGTGGCCGCCCTCGAGTCCTCGCCGAAGGTCGTGGTACCGGTCGTCGGTGAACGGGTAGCCGTGTTCGGTCGGTTCGAGCCCCGCAAGTCGAAGGCCGACGGCCGTCCGGTAGCACTTTTCGCAGACCCCGCAGTTGCCATCCATGCGGTCGTTACAGGTCTGGAGCTCGAGGTCGGGGGCGTCGCTTTCGACGTACTCCGCGAGCACGTCGAGGCGCTCCTGACGGGTCAGGTCGTAGGCGTCGTGGTGACACCGGGTGCCGTCCCAGCGGACGTTGTCGTCGATGTCGGGGTGAGAGCCCCACTCGAGGTCGATTCCCTCCCAGTGGGTGGCGGCCATGTAGAGGTCCTCGATGCCGCGGGAGGCGGCCAGTGGGGCACAGAGCCCCAGCAAGCCGAGGCCGTGGCCGACGGAGCTGTACCAGCCACCGTCGACGTAGCGTTTGTAGTGAGCGAGCAGCATCGGGTGATCGAGGAAGGAGAGCATGTTGGCCTCGACGAAGGCGGTCTCGAGGCCGCGGTCGGCGGCGAAGTCGGTCACCCGATCGACCAGGTGGTTCCACTGCACGTCGTCCGAACTGTCGGGCGTGATCGTCCAGCCGCGGACGCTGATCAGCGTGGGTTCCTCCTCGCGGTGACGGACGTACGAGCACGTGGAGTCGACGCCGCCGGTGAAGAGGAGGCCGCTCTCCGCATTCTCATCGTCGCCGTCGTCGCTGGATACACGCGTGTCGACGACCTCACGAGCGTAGAGGTCGCCACCCTCGAGGAAGTCGTACATCTCGAGCATGGCCGCTTGGACGTCCTCGAGCGCCGAGACGAACGTCGCGTCGACGGTGTCGACGGAGACGTCTGCACCTGCGGCCCAGGCGACCGGACACACCTGGGCCAGTGCCGGGACGACCAGCAGCGAGTCGGGAACCGACTCGACGTCGACGTCGTAGGTTACCTCGAGCGGGTCACCGGTGAAAAATCGGGTGAGGTCGCTCGAGGGGCGAACGGTCGTTCGAAGGGTGCGTCCATCCGTCGTCGGGGTGTCGATGTGTATCGATGCCATGGTCGAAGAGCAGGGTCGCCACCGGTTTCGGCTCGAGGGTGACGACCGGTCGTCCCGTGACCACCACCGAGGACGGTAAAAACAGGCACAATCGTTGACGCGTCGAGCGTCGTAGAAATCACCGCCTAGAGATCGGTAGGCGTTCGTATCCGCCTCTGCCACCTCTTCGATCGTCGCCTCGACCGCCGCGATGGAGACCTCATTTCCCAGTTTCGACCGGCGTTGACCGTCGTCTCGAGCGTCGACTCTCGCCCAGCAGGAGAGCGCAGGGTTGGTACCGGGCACAAGCGCGCGCTAGCCGGTCAGCCGCCGGGCCAACTCGGGATCGCGACCGCCTCGAGGGGGTAGGCGGAGGATAACAAACCCCTCTCTTCTCGAGGCATTTCACCAATGCGAACTGTCACGCCAGCCACCGTCGGCGGTCGCCTCGTGCGGGTGAGTCGATGACGCAGAGACGAACCCTGCTGGATCTCGTCCTCGCGGTCGGGTTTCTCGCCGTGGCGATCGCTATCGCCGTCGCGCATCGGTCCCCACCTTCGGGGTACGAATCGTCGATTTACACGGGCACGCCGACGCTCACCTGGGTCGCGTTCGGCCTCGCGCTGGCCGTCGCGGTCGGGGTGACTATCGGCACTCGAGGGTGGTACCAGGCCGGCGCCATCGCCCTCGGCGGGCTCACGGTGACGAGCATCGTCAGCCTGCCGGTGATCCGCAACTACCACTTCCAGGGGATGGGCGACTCGCTCACGCACCTGGGGTGGGTCCGGGACTTCGTCCAGGGGACGATGCAGCCCCACGAACTGTTCTACCCCGGGCTCCACGCCGTCGCGACGACCCTCCACCTCGGCGGCGGCGTCTCGATGGAGCGGGCGCTCCTGATCGCCGTCGTCCTCCTGTTCGTCCCGTTCGTCGTCTTCGTCCCGCTCATCGCACGCGATATCTCGGGAACGGGCGCCGCGGCCGGGTTCGCCGCCATCGCCTCCTGGATGGTGCTCCCCATCAACAACGTGGCGACGCACATGGGCCCGCACACGAACTCCAACGCACTGTTCGTCGTCCCCGTCGCTCTCTTCGCGACCGTGGCGCTCGTGAGCCGACGCTCGGA
It contains:
- the gyrB gene encoding DNA topoisomerase (ATP-hydrolyzing) subunit B — protein: MSQDSEYGAGQIQVLEGLEAVQKRPAMYIGSTDTRGLHHLVYEVVDNSIDEALAGHCDDITVTIHEDGAVSVADDGRGIPVDTHEEYDRPALEVILTVLHAGGKFDNKSYQVSGGLHGVGVSVVNALSERFEVTVKRDGGVFTHTFENGEPQGDMERVRDLEPDEETGTQITFWPDRDIFETTELSFSTLSNRLRELAFLNSGVRITLRDERETDDEGQPVEDTYVYDGGIREFVEYLNETRSALHDDVIYFEDDAQNIQVEVAMQATEELQGSIHAFANNINTREGGTHLTGFKTALTRVVNDYGSENGLLSDLEENLRGDDIREGLTAVISIKHPDPQFEGQTKTKLGNSEVRGIVESAMHDGLSTYFEEHPDSAQAIVMKAVEAAKARKAAKKAEELTRRKSALESTSLPGKLADCQTKDPDEAELFIAEGDSAGGSAKQARNPEFQAVLPIKGKILNVEKHRLDRILENEEIRNMITAIGAGIGEEFDIDNIRYKKIIMATDADVDGAHIRTLLLTFFYRHMRPLLEGGYVYATQPPLYRIRYRGETYDAMTDAERDEIVEEQCNGNPTQVQRFKGLGEMNPEQLWSTTMNPDNRILKQIAVEDAAAADRMFSVLMGDAVEPRKQFIKDHAPEAEWIDI
- the gyrA gene encoding DNA gyrase subunit A, which gives rise to MSSEVPDPTDIDAASVEPVRIEDEMEQSYIDYAMSVIAGRALPRVEDGLKPVHRRILYAMHEMGVTSRSSHRKSSSIVGETMGDFHPHGDQAIYDTLVRMAQDFSMRYPLVDGQGNFGSMDGDPPAAQRYTEARMAAIAEELLEDIDKDTVDFSSNYDDRLQEPDVLPAAFPNLLVNGSSGIAVGMSTNIPPHNLGEVIDATVELIDNPDATVEDLMEHVKGPDFPTGANIVGRDAIYSAYKTGRGRIRVRAEFEVEEWKRDRERIVVTEVPYQANKARLVERIAEDVTEGTLEGISDLRDESDRDGVRIVIELKRGANTDVVKNRLLENHLERTFGVINLALVDGQPKVLTLRETLQEYIAHRKEVVRRRSEYDLEEAEDRAHILEGRLKALENIDDVVDLIQDSEDRDEARAGLEATFDFSESQAEHIVRMQLGSLTSMESAEIEDEYEEVTAEIERLEAILGSESALYEVIKEELLEIKDEYADDRRTSIIEDMGTVTHEDLIPQEDVFVVMTEDDYVKRMPIENFDPQGRGGKGIIGADVKDEDRVTTVFRANTHDYLLCFTNHGQVYRLKTYEIPEMSRTARGKSAVNILDLDPGEDITAIVDTDAFDGEEYVTMVTKHGYVKRTAGEEFDNILSTGIIAASLEEGDELVDVDVTDGSKDLVIATEQGMTIRFDEDEVRAMGRNARGVNGIKLEDGDAVAGLVSTDEGDERALLTVTENGYGKRTLLSAYRAQSRYGKGLIDIKTNERNGPVKAVTEDDGLVLMSERGQIMRTRASEISTVGRNTMGVTVMDVEAGDAVASVDVIPAELGVDAEEMEADDVDVADETDIDETAVDTDSTTDE
- a CDS encoding AbrB/MazE/SpoVT family DNA-binding domain-containing protein — protein: MSSERVDSESKVSGNQANIPARIRRELDIDDGDRLRWHVEDDGTLRVQVVQQRTGTFSDFDGYDGDQATEAESQHDAWGVDLE
- a CDS encoding type II toxin-antitoxin system VapC family toxin, encoding MPRALVDTTVLFAAAYRRDSAHDAALPILRRIDAAALPEAVILDYVLAETLNGLTTHADHDAAVDFLDRVEENTQFHIDSLTADEFAAAKALFRQHECFSFVDAAIVAYMQAEGLGYLYAFDDDFDAADDVYRLDVATNPYHPE